The following proteins are encoded in a genomic region of Methanoculleus bourgensis MS2:
- the hdrC gene encoding CoB--CoM heterodisulfide reductase subunit C, whose amino-acid sequence MAVKKDYKDQKLAEKLQDRSYYVSDSNPEFIKEVERLGRTAAHMCYQCGTCTGSCPSAPRSSYRIRLFMRKAILGLDEEVLTDPDLWLCTTCYSCTDRCPRDLAPTDAIMAMRNLAFKRDIVPRNFLKTVQAIYKTGHGVPNNDTNRAAREKLGLEADPETTHKYPEYLPGIRKIMDHYAMKENADRILAEGE is encoded by the coding sequence ATGGCAGTAAAAAAAGATTACAAGGACCAGAAACTCGCTGAGAAGCTTCAGGACAGGAGCTACTACGTGTCCGATAGCAACCCAGAGTTTATCAAAGAGGTAGAGAGACTGGGACGGACAGCCGCCCACATGTGCTACCAGTGCGGTACCTGCACCGGTTCATGCCCCTCGGCACCCCGGAGTTCGTATCGTATCCGGTTGTTCATGCGCAAGGCAATCCTTGGCCTCGATGAAGAAGTCCTCACCGACCCGGACCTCTGGCTCTGCACCACCTGTTACAGCTGTACCGACCGGTGCCCCCGCGATCTCGCGCCGACAGACGCGATCATGGCGATGAGGAACCTGGCGTTCAAGCGGGACATCGTGCCGCGCAACTTCCTCAAGACCGTTCAGGCGATCTACAAGACAGGTCACGGCGTCCCGAACAACGATACAAACCGGGCTGCACGTGAGAAACTCGGCCTGGAAGCGGATCCTGAGACGACGCACAAATACCCCGAATACCTGCCGGGTATCAGGAAGATCATGGATCATTACGCGATGAAAGAGAACGCAGACAGAATTCTGGCAGAGGGTGAGTGA
- the hdrB gene encoding CoB--CoM heterodisulfide reductase subunit B, whose product MSNRHQYAFFLGCIAPNRYPGIEAAAIRTSANVGIDLLPLKGASCCPAPGAFGAIDLNVWYAMAARNIVLAEQMGVDITLICNGCYKSIYEVNEKLKHNDELRDGVNEVLAEIDMEFKGSIDVWHLAELYYDPKIVGLKKLADSVTRPLTGAKIAVHYGCHLLKPAKERHFGDTENPMWIEELVAALGAEPVQYRNKMQCCGAGGGVRGYDLAFALDITNEKLINLQEVGADALTEVCPFCQLQYDRGQIEIEEKFGITWGLPVLHYNELLGLAQGMSPDELALDLHAVSVEPFLKKIL is encoded by the coding sequence ATGAGCAACAGACATCAGTACGCATTCTTCCTTGGATGCATCGCCCCGAACCGGTACCCCGGCATTGAGGCGGCGGCCATCAGGACCAGCGCGAACGTCGGCATCGATCTTCTGCCCCTAAAGGGTGCAAGCTGTTGCCCGGCACCGGGCGCATTCGGTGCGATCGACTTAAACGTCTGGTACGCAATGGCGGCACGCAACATCGTGCTTGCCGAGCAGATGGGTGTGGATATTACTCTCATCTGCAACGGGTGCTACAAGTCGATCTACGAGGTCAATGAAAAACTGAAGCACAACGACGAACTCCGCGACGGGGTCAACGAGGTGCTTGCAGAGATCGATATGGAGTTCAAGGGATCCATCGACGTCTGGCACCTCGCCGAGCTCTACTACGACCCGAAGATCGTAGGTCTCAAGAAACTCGCCGACAGCGTCACACGCCCCCTGACCGGCGCGAAGATCGCCGTCCACTACGGTTGTCACCTCCTGAAGCCCGCAAAAGAGCGGCATTTCGGGGACACCGAGAACCCGATGTGGATCGAAGAACTCGTTGCCGCACTTGGAGCCGAGCCGGTCCAGTACCGCAACAAGATGCAGTGCTGCGGTGCCGGTGGCGGTGTCCGTGGATACGACCTGGCATTCGCGCTCGATATAACGAACGAGAAGCTGATCAATCTGCAGGAAGTCGGTGCTGATGCACTGACCGAGGTCTGCCCGTTCTGCCAGCTCCAGTATGACAGGGGACAGATCGAGATTGAGGAGAAGTTCGGCATCACCTGGGGACTTCCGGTACTGCACTACAACGAACTCCTGGGACTGGCGCAGGGCATGAGCCCGGACGAGCTTGCACTCGACCTCCATGCCGTCAGTGTCGAGCCGTTCCTGAAGAAGATCCTGTGA
- a CDS encoding CoB--CoM heterodisulfide reductase iron-sulfur subunit A family protein, with product MAEVKKYEEPRIGVFVCHCGTNIAGSIDVKAVMEYARTLPNVIVADDYQYMCSTPGQNKIAEAIDEQKLTGIVVAACSPRLHEPTFRNATKMGGLNPFRFEMANIREQNSWVHMHQPEEATEKAKDAVRIAVAKAALLEDLIPKSVPVEKAAMVVGGGVGGMQAALDLANAGIKTYLVEKTPTIGGRMSQLDKTFPTLDCSQCILTPKMVDVYRNENIELLTYTEVEAVEGYIGNFDVTLRKKARGVLTPDEATARGIIGGGCTGCGDCESVCPVIKPNPFELGMAPRKAIYIYHPQVSPLIYTVDFDACVKCGLCVEACGEERKAIDLDAKDELMTVKVGTVILATGYDIFPIEKKFEWGYKNYDNVITSLEFERLICASGPTGGHLIRPSDGVTPKKVAFVLCAGSRDNTGVGKPYCSRFCCMYSLKHAHQIIEKIPGAVPYIFYMDIRSFGKMYEEFYYRIQNEGAKFIRGRVANILEDPATKNLHVYAEDTLLGRPIDMEVDMVVLAAAIEPSAETEKTRRLFGVSCSQDGWLLEAHPKLNPCGTTTAGVYLAGVCQGPKDIPDTVAQAEGAASAASIPIHRGEVELEPYFAVCLEDKCAGCGLCINQCPYQALSLVEKEGRTVMQVTEAKCKGCGTCGGFCPGGAIWMQHFATPQIIAQIDAFLLGGEQ from the coding sequence ATGGCAGAAGTCAAGAAATATGAAGAGCCAAGAATTGGCGTTTTTGTGTGCCACTGTGGTACCAATATCGCGGGCTCAATTGACGTCAAGGCGGTAATGGAGTACGCGAGAACGCTCCCGAATGTCATCGTCGCCGACGACTACCAGTACATGTGCTCGACTCCCGGTCAGAACAAGATCGCGGAGGCCATCGATGAGCAGAAACTGACCGGAATCGTCGTGGCGGCCTGTTCGCCCCGTCTGCACGAGCCCACGTTCCGTAACGCAACCAAGATGGGTGGCTTAAACCCCTTCAGGTTCGAGATGGCAAACATCCGTGAGCAGAACTCGTGGGTGCACATGCACCAGCCCGAAGAGGCCACCGAAAAGGCAAAGGATGCAGTCAGGATCGCCGTAGCAAAGGCGGCCCTCCTCGAAGACCTCATACCGAAGAGCGTCCCCGTCGAGAAGGCGGCGATGGTCGTCGGCGGCGGTGTCGGCGGCATGCAGGCTGCGCTTGACCTTGCGAACGCAGGGATCAAGACCTACCTTGTCGAGAAGACACCTACCATCGGCGGCAGGATGTCTCAGCTCGACAAGACGTTCCCGACGCTGGACTGTTCGCAGTGTATTCTGACACCAAAGATGGTGGACGTCTACCGGAACGAGAACATCGAGCTCCTCACCTACACCGAGGTCGAGGCAGTAGAGGGATACATCGGCAACTTCGACGTGACCCTCCGGAAGAAGGCACGGGGTGTCCTCACCCCTGATGAGGCCACAGCCCGTGGCATCATCGGCGGCGGCTGTACCGGGTGCGGAGACTGCGAGAGTGTCTGTCCGGTCATTAAGCCCAACCCCTTCGAGCTTGGCATGGCCCCCCGGAAGGCTATCTACATCTACCACCCGCAGGTCTCTCCGCTGATCTACACCGTCGACTTCGACGCCTGCGTCAAGTGCGGGCTCTGTGTCGAGGCGTGCGGTGAGGAGAGAAAGGCTATCGACCTCGATGCGAAGGACGAACTCATGACCGTCAAGGTCGGCACAGTCATCCTCGCTACGGGATACGACATCTTCCCCATCGAGAAGAAGTTCGAGTGGGGTTACAAGAACTACGACAACGTCATCACGAGCCTTGAGTTCGAGCGCCTGATCTGCGCATCGGGCCCGACCGGCGGTCACCTTATCCGTCCAAGCGACGGCGTAACCCCGAAGAAGGTCGCGTTCGTCCTCTGTGCAGGCTCCCGTGACAACACCGGAGTCGGCAAGCCCTACTGCTCGCGGTTCTGCTGCATGTACTCGCTCAAGCACGCCCACCAGATCATCGAGAAGATCCCCGGCGCGGTGCCCTATATCTTCTACATGGACATTCGGTCCTTTGGCAAGATGTATGAGGAGTTCTACTACCGTATCCAGAACGAAGGTGCGAAGTTCATCCGTGGTCGCGTCGCAAACATCCTGGAAGACCCGGCGACCAAGAACCTCCACGTCTACGCAGAGGATACACTGCTTGGGCGGCCTATCGACATGGAAGTCGACATGGTCGTGCTCGCGGCCGCAATCGAACCCTCCGCCGAGACTGAGAAGACCCGGAGGCTCTTCGGTGTCTCCTGCTCGCAGGACGGCTGGCTCCTTGAGGCCCACCCGAAGCTGAACCCCTGCGGTACAACCACCGCTGGTGTCTACCTCGCCGGTGTCTGTCAGGGACCGAAGGATATTCCTGACACGGTCGCCCAGGCAGAGGGTGCAGCATCTGCAGCGTCCATCCCGATCCACCGGGGTGAGGTGGAGCTCGAGCCCTACTTCGCCGTCTGTCTCGAGGACAAGTGCGCCGGGTGTGGGCTGTGCATCAACCAGTGCCCCTACCAGGCTCTCTCGCTCGTCGAGAAGGAGGGTCGCACGGTCATGCAGGTCACTGAGGCCAAGTGCAAGGGTTGCGGCACCTGCGGCGGGTTCTGTCCTGGCGGTGCTATCTGGATGCAGCACTTTGCAACCCCGCAGATCATAGCACAGATTGACGCATTCCTGCTCGGAGGTGAACAGTAA
- a CDS encoding hydrogenase iron-sulfur subunit, producing MADENWKPKIIAIICNWCSYAGADLAGGARIQYPPDIRAVRVMCTGRIDPLFILKAFQDGADGVLVSGCHFGDCHYLEGNYKAAKRMFLLKSVLKNIGLDDKRLRMTFVSASEGAKWGMVMEDVVKTVNELGPSPLKEFAR from the coding sequence ATGGCAGACGAGAACTGGAAACCCAAGATCATTGCCATCATCTGCAACTGGTGTTCCTATGCCGGTGCAGATCTCGCCGGCGGCGCCCGTATCCAGTACCCGCCAGATATCCGTGCCGTCCGTGTGATGTGCACGGGCCGGATCGACCCGCTCTTCATCCTGAAGGCATTCCAGGATGGGGCGGACGGTGTGCTGGTCTCCGGGTGTCACTTCGGCGACTGCCACTACCTTGAGGGCAATTATAAGGCAGCCAAGAGGATGTTCCTCTTGAAGAGCGTCCTCAAGAATATCGGTCTTGACGACAAGCGTCTCAGGATGACCTTCGTCTCTGCATCTGAGGGTGCAAAATGGGGCATGGTCATGGAAGACGTCGTCAAGACCGTCAACGAGCTTGGCCCAAGCCCGCTCAAAGAGTTTGCCAGATAA
- a CDS encoding molybdopterin dinucleotide binding domain-containing protein — MAIRVNLITGRSIQQGVSMEAGKEKPAYTAACGIIELDPADFKKLGAFRNTNVRVTSKYGSVVVKAVEATQGPHPGVAYIPMGPWANMVVNPNTYSTGMPTFKGTPVEVEIAKNEPVLGSLELVRKGCRGELA, encoded by the coding sequence ATGGCAATCAGAGTGAATTTGATCACGGGTCGCTCGATCCAGCAGGGGGTGTCGATGGAGGCGGGGAAGGAAAAACCCGCCTACACCGCCGCCTGTGGGATCATTGAGCTGGACCCTGCGGATTTTAAGAAGCTTGGAGCTTTCCGCAACACGAACGTACGCGTCACGAGCAAGTACGGCAGTGTCGTCGTCAAGGCGGTCGAGGCAACCCAGGGTCCCCACCCCGGTGTAGCTTATATACCGATGGGACCATGGGCAAACATGGTAGTCAACCCGAACACCTACTCAACCGGGATGCCCACGTTCAAGGGCACGCCCGTTGAGGTGGAGATAGCCAAGAACGAACCCGTTCTCGGCTCGCTCGAATTGGTGCGCAAGGGATGCAGGGGTGAACTGGCATGA
- a CDS encoding formylmethanofuran dehydrogenase subunit B: MTKTVTDVICPFCGTLCDDLEVVVSDDGKELLEVYNACAIGAEKFLHSQAKDRLTRPRMRQEDGSWKEISYEEAIEYTAQMLADATKPLMYGWSSTNCEAQSVGSEIGEYVGAVMDNTATVCHGTSLIAVQDIGIPSCTLGEVKNRADRIVFWGCNPAHAHPRHMSRYSIFPRGFFTGKGHTGRKMVVVDPRVTDTARIADVHLQIEQGRDYELLDALRVAFKGEQLPDVVAGIAKEKIYEVAETLKSGRFTIIFFGMGVTQSLGKNHNIDAAIAVTRDLNEYTKAAIMPMRGHYNVTGSGQVWGWQFGFPFAVDLSRGFARYNPGETTSNDLLRRGEVDAIFVLGSDPGAHFPFSSVKKIYDLPSVAVEPHETPTTEVCKVHVPVAFVGVEVGGCAYRMDNVPIETRKVVEPPEGMMTDEEFLRHVLARVKEIKGV; this comes from the coding sequence ATGACAAAGACTGTAACTGACGTAATCTGCCCGTTCTGCGGAACGCTCTGCGACGACCTTGAGGTCGTCGTCAGTGATGACGGAAAGGAACTCCTTGAGGTTTACAACGCGTGCGCCATCGGCGCCGAGAAGTTCCTCCACTCCCAGGCAAAGGACCGCCTCACCCGGCCCCGGATGCGACAGGAGGACGGTTCCTGGAAGGAGATCTCCTACGAGGAGGCAATTGAGTACACCGCCCAGATGCTCGCCGACGCAACGAAACCCCTGATGTACGGCTGGAGTTCCACAAACTGTGAGGCCCAGTCAGTCGGGTCCGAGATCGGCGAGTATGTCGGTGCGGTCATGGATAACACAGCGACCGTCTGTCACGGGACATCCCTTATCGCGGTCCAGGATATCGGTATCCCGAGCTGCACGCTCGGCGAGGTCAAGAACCGTGCCGACCGCATTGTCTTCTGGGGCTGCAACCCGGCTCATGCCCATCCTCGGCACATGTCGCGTTACTCAATCTTCCCCAGGGGATTCTTCACCGGCAAGGGTCATACGGGCCGCAAGATGGTTGTCGTTGATCCAAGGGTCACCGATACCGCCCGTATTGCGGATGTCCACCTGCAGATTGAGCAGGGACGCGACTATGAGCTCCTCGACGCACTCCGTGTGGCGTTCAAGGGGGAGCAGCTCCCTGACGTCGTCGCCGGAATCGCGAAGGAGAAGATCTACGAGGTCGCGGAGACTCTCAAGAGCGGCCGTTTCACGATCATCTTCTTCGGCATGGGTGTGACTCAGTCGCTTGGGAAGAATCACAATATCGATGCAGCCATCGCGGTCACCCGTGACTTAAACGAGTACACGAAAGCCGCCATTATGCCGATGCGCGGGCACTATAACGTCACCGGCTCCGGTCAGGTATGGGGCTGGCAGTTCGGGTTCCCATTCGCGGTGGATCTCTCCCGCGGATTTGCCCGCTATAACCCCGGCGAGACGACCTCGAACGATCTGCTCCGCAGGGGCGAAGTGGATGCCATCTTCGTTCTCGGAAGCGATCCCGGTGCGCACTTTCCCTTCAGTTCGGTGAAGAAGATCTACGACCTCCCCTCGGTCGCAGTCGAACCGCACGAAACCCCAACCACTGAGGTCTGCAAGGTCCATGTCCCGGTTGCCTTCGTGGGCGTCGAGGTGGGCGGGTGTGCATACCGGATGGACAACGTGCCGATCGAGACAAGAAAGGTCGTTGAGCCCCCGGAGGGTATGATGACCGATGAGGAGTTCCTCAGGCATGTCCTTGCGCGTGTCAAGGAGATCAAGGGGGTGTAA
- a CDS encoding formylmethanofuran dehydrogenase subunit A, with the protein MTEYLIKNGFVFDPVLGIRGDVADIAIKDGKIVETDAVKNPKIIDAAGKTVMAGGVDVHAHVAGPKVNIGRNFRPEDKLFNTRPGRGIERMQGGFSVPTTIRTGYNYARMGYTTVMEAAMPPLYARHTHEEMRDTPIIDQGAFPVFGNNWFVLEYLKNNEIENAAAYIAWLLRATKGYAVKVVNPGGTEAWAWGLNCENIHDPVPYFDITPAQIVKGLIEANEYLGLPHSMHIHANNLGNPGNYTTTLDTFQLSAGIKPKSRFGRDQVMHHTHVQFHSYGGDSWANVESKADKIMDYVNSHDNITIDLGQVTLDETTTMTADGPFEHHLTALNHLKWANADVELETGSGVVPYIYSPNIKVCAIQWCIGLELALLAKDPMRVFMTTDHPNAGPFIRYPRIMKWLMSQEAREQQIDAFKHKDKVVAATHLAGIDRELDLYEIAQMTRAGPAKALGLGEMCGGLAPGLAADVAVFDFNPNEPYVPDDIEKAFSNAEHLFKTGVHIINDHDIVSNGNKRTLWVNARVNENPQVMRDVKEKFLRYYTVTLNNYEVSGHHYVPNPYVIEVDATQ; encoded by the coding sequence ATGACAGAATATCTTATCAAGAACGGTTTCGTCTTTGACCCGGTGCTCGGGATCAGAGGGGATGTGGCCGATATCGCTATCAAGGACGGCAAGATCGTCGAGACAGACGCGGTCAAGAACCCGAAGATCATCGATGCTGCAGGGAAGACCGTCATGGCAGGCGGTGTCGATGTCCACGCCCACGTCGCGGGTCCGAAGGTGAACATCGGCCGCAACTTCCGGCCGGAAGACAAATTATTCAACACCCGGCCCGGCCGCGGCATCGAGCGGATGCAGGGCGGGTTCTCGGTGCCGACCACCATCAGGACTGGTTACAACTACGCCCGCATGGGCTACACCACGGTGATGGAAGCGGCCATGCCGCCGCTCTATGCCCGGCACACCCACGAAGAGATGCGGGATACCCCGATCATCGACCAGGGTGCGTTCCCGGTCTTCGGCAACAACTGGTTTGTGCTGGAGTACCTGAAGAACAACGAGATCGAGAACGCCGCTGCCTACATCGCCTGGCTGCTCCGGGCCACAAAGGGCTACGCGGTCAAGGTCGTCAACCCCGGCGGCACCGAAGCCTGGGCATGGGGTCTGAACTGTGAGAACATTCACGACCCGGTTCCCTACTTCGACATCACCCCGGCGCAGATCGTGAAGGGCCTCATTGAGGCGAACGAGTACCTGGGCCTCCCGCACTCGATGCACATTCACGCAAACAACCTCGGGAACCCCGGCAACTACACGACAACGCTTGATACGTTCCAGCTCTCCGCGGGCATCAAGCCGAAGAGCAGGTTCGGTCGCGACCAGGTGATGCACCACACGCACGTCCAGTTCCACTCCTACGGGGGTGACTCCTGGGCGAACGTCGAGTCCAAGGCCGATAAGATCATGGACTACGTGAACTCGCACGACAACATCACCATCGACCTTGGTCAGGTGACGCTCGATGAGACCACGACCATGACCGCCGACGGGCCGTTCGAGCACCACCTCACGGCACTGAACCACCTGAAGTGGGCAAACGCCGACGTGGAACTCGAGACCGGGTCGGGCGTCGTGCCCTACATCTACAGCCCGAACATCAAGGTCTGCGCCATCCAGTGGTGTATCGGTCTTGAGCTCGCGCTGCTCGCGAAGGACCCGATGCGGGTCTTCATGACCACCGATCACCCGAACGCCGGACCGTTCATCCGCTACCCGCGTATCATGAAGTGGCTGATGAGCCAGGAGGCACGGGAGCAGCAGATCGATGCCTTCAAGCATAAGGACAAAGTCGTCGCTGCCACCCACCTTGCCGGCATCGACCGCGAGCTTGATCTCTACGAGATCGCGCAGATGACTCGCGCCGGTCCTGCAAAGGCGCTCGGCCTCGGCGAGATGTGCGGCGGGCTCGCGCCTGGCCTCGCAGCGGATGTTGCGGTCTTTGACTTCAACCCGAACGAGCCCTACGTGCCGGACGATATCGAGAAGGCATTTTCAAACGCAGAGCACCTCTTCAAGACCGGTGTCCATATCATCAACGACCATGATATCGTGAGCAACGGCAACAAGCGGACGCTCTGGGTGAATGCCAGGGTAAATGAGAACCCGCAGGTGATGCGTGACGTCAAGGAGAAGTTCCTCCGATACTACACCGTCACCCTGAACAACTACGAGGTTAGCGGCCACCACTACGTGCCCAACCCGTACGTGATTGAGGTTGATGCCACACAGTGA